Within the Nitratireductor basaltis genome, the region TAACCGGCGCGCTGCCTGCGTTGACCGAGCTCAAGGCGCAGGGAGTCGTGGGCGCGATTGGCTGCGGCAGCAATGTCGCGGCCACCCATCTCGCACTGCTTCAGAAGATCGAGCTGGACGTGCTGATGGTTGCGGGCCGTTTCACGCTTCTGGACCAGAGCGCGGCGGATCTGCTCTTCCCGTTCTGCCTGGAGCGCGGCGTGCGCGTGGAACTAGCGGCGCCATTCAATTCGGGCATCCTTGCCACAGGTCCGGACGTGGAGGCCACGCGCTTCGATTATCAGCCGCCGGATGCAGCGCTGCGCGCCCGAGTGCGGGCAATTCAGGCCATCTGTCAGACTGAATCAGTTCCCCTCAAACGCGCCGCCTTGCACTATTCGGCATCGCATCCGGCGGTGACAAGGCTGGTGCTGGGGCTCGTTCACCGCGAGGCTCTGCGATCAAATCTCGAAGATCTGTCGTCGCCAGTGCCAGACAGGCTCTGGCCTGCGCTGGAGCCTCTGGGCATTCCCGATCCCACTGAAAGTATAAAACGATGAATACCGCCATTGACGCTCATGTCCACATCTGGAACCGCGCCCGGGGCGAAACC harbors:
- a CDS encoding aldo/keto reductase; amino-acid sequence: MSRPVKPVGLGFGLLGTTNAAPITDDSAEKMFAAAWEMGIRRFDTAPLYGGRLSEERLGRLLRGRSRDDYVLSTKVGRYRGYAATVVNPMNNPGDWHDYSRDATFRSVEESLKLLGTDHLDIVFVHDCDAHLSEALTGALPALTELKAQGVVGAIGCGSNVAATHLALLQKIELDVLMVAGRFTLLDQSAADLLFPFCLERGVRVELAAPFNSGILATGPDVEATRFDYQPPDAALRARVRAIQAICQTESVPLKRAALHYSASHPAVTRLVLGLVHREALRSNLEDLSSPVPDRLWPALEPLGIPDPTESIKR